The following are from one region of the Ochotona princeps isolate mOchPri1 chromosome 4, mOchPri1.hap1, whole genome shotgun sequence genome:
- the QSER1 gene encoding glutamine and serine-rich protein 1 isoform X4: MDRNYATSGFADPPPPPPAPPASAAAQPPAPGWAYEPRAAAAASSSSSCSSGSSPSLKASVSYEEGPPSHSETDLPRQTFTASQQLPGYSPTPQAAGNSSPVRCTVHRGLSGVFDTSVNSASANTKESSVMSFLSAVESRTAQTAASGTILPQFRAPSWQTGMHSSAASELFVTGTLPTTGTLPSPALSVYQHPTTFSNRNFATTSPLVLQDLTFNTTSNGILNPHDPLLQIKTSQATVPTALAFERLGSTALSNSVPPQSSTYRSAQESAPHLLQPQFSLLPSALAGAQQTPQVYSSALFTSSTASIERALLRECSVIKHHQRPSGTQSLQAQLTGAQHSLPSYLSNAGIGNFQETTRQSSLSCSPVGNSPQVSNGGPQQKAPQVSAELVQSYSSAVPSSGYPSTSKANNCSTKPLASTKTPKPQNIIPPLQTLSYSKHLHNQSSVISGQAQIYSTAQLPSLLSVSQSQNYGLVQPHNVPSIVHSQVYRSNKVEKLPSLYKSFSGSSQTIPAESQTLNYSSNQQEVLSSVTNENYPAETRDLSLVSQSQSYTSGHSQGLSPVSQAQVSYSSQSQVLSAVSPSESYASGQSLTLTAPSLSYSPASRPQNLPDTSPTQNYISMHSSQNAQSQESSSPQSQKFLPAVQSPSFASSTHCQALQNNIPSPETKSYAERKLDSNVYTSSKQEDDFPVQELQVLQSQTTLESSTQRLSERKISAQETAYKVSKADDRYSQTVIRSNSCLEDQVVGLTLQGSKKEESMVGSVPQLNQQVGQVNNAATLDLKKATDLMQTSQIRLNTKDVSQQSSLMHKAHEVKAQEQHDQIVNVSSQIRIPDHALGHGHQAPLPTTQVLLDPGCDLQILQQSILQGGLGQVKASLQAQRVQSPQQIVQSFLQMDGHIIPSNGEHSQQQLHPQNSDVMKLDLPESSKPLQPHLTTKAHFSETNQHESKNQFVSLGSICFPEAMLLSDERNILSNVDDILAATAAACGVTPDFSKSASNEAMQAVEGGDSKSQFQQPLDVRHVTSDFNPVAATVGKPQNISDISLNGNQVSVNLSAVPTLQSKMTLEQQCIETPGQNMSTTANSTVVGTSHEIQEQRSGTLKQSAMNPESEEDGEVAVEGMLNTNRNPEFVSSGRSLSGESATSESEFALAGDDSGVSVNSTRSAPALLAMAQPADAIGVKTEEENQDLPHFSLQKKKTKGKGQNKEEETSNQKQLKRPSHSKRQNPRGTDPYSPYTPPSESSHDGYQHQEKMRQKIKEVEEKQPEVKTGFIASFLDFLKSGPKQQFSTLTVRMPNRTKRPGTQTVRALCPPPLPKMTSFAAPLPLVSETGGNSPSEKVDHELKNLEHLSSFSSDEEDPGVCSNDIYKNISAPLTASDKKKKVSEARQVGTTASPTASTTGQTPCSSATVKQDSLHSASSAINTLENTNPAEPSKSIERDGLPSDQFAKGQDTVAIQGFTDDENAESGGEGQYRERDEFVVKIEDIDTFKEALKTGKEPPAIWKVQKALLQKFVPEIRDGQREFAATNSYLGYFGDAKTKYKRIYVKFIENANKKEYVRVCSKKPRNKPSQTIRTVQAKPSSSNKTSDPPTTKTTSTKVPSTKPKVKQPKVKAEPPPKKRKKWKEEFSSSQSDSSPEIHSSSSDDEAPACGLGKQQKLAQVLGPLHSRRRHGRNS, from the exons TGTAAGCTATGAAGAAGGACCTCCCTCGCACTCTGAGACAGATCTTCCGAGACAGACATTCACAGCATCTCAGCAACTCCCTGGATACAGCCCCACGCCTCAGGCAGCCGGTAACAGCTCTCCTGTGAGATGTACAGTGCATCGGG GTCTTTCTGGAGTATTTGACACTAGTGTGAACAGTGCCAGCGCTAACACTAAGGAATCTTCAGTGATgagttttctctctgctgtggaaTCCCGAACTGCTCAGACTGCTGCCTCAGGAACCATTTTACCCCAGTTCAGGGCTCCATCCTGGCAGACAG GCATGCATTCCTCAGCTGCATCTGAGCTATTTGTTACTGGAACCTTGCCAACTACTGGAACGCTTCCATCACCTGCCCTCTCTGTTTATCAGCATCCCACCACCTTCAGCAATAGAAACTTTGCTACCACCTCGCCTTTGGTGCTTCAGGATTTGACTTTTAACACTACATCAAATGGAATTTTAAATCCTCATGACCCTTTGCTGCAAATCAAGACTTCCCAGGCGACTGTTCCAACTGCCTTGGCATTTGAGCGCCTGGGTAGTACTGCATTAAGTAACAGCGTACCACCTCAGTCTTCAACATATCGCTCAGCTCAAGAGTCAGCACCCCATCTTTTACAACCTCAGTTTAGTTTGTTGCCTTCAGCACTTGCAGGAGCCCAGCAAACTCCTCAAGTCTACAGTTCAGCTCTCTTTACTAGTTCTACTGCTTCCATTGAAAGAGCTCTTCTTCGAGAATGTAGTGTTATTAAACACCATCAGCGGCCTTCAGGAACCCAGTCTCTTCAGGCACAACTGACTGGTGCCCAGCATTCCTTACCTAGTTACCTGTCCAATGCAGGTATAGGTAATTTTCAGGAAACAACCAGGCAGTCATCCTTATCCTGTAGTCCAGTAGGAAATTCTCCTCAGGTGAGCAATGGAGGACCACAACAGAAGGCCCCCCAGGTCTCAGCGGAACTTGTTCAGTCATACTCATCTGCAGTTCCATCATCAGGGTATCCTTCTACTTCAAAAGCAAACAACTGTTCCACAAAACCACTAGCATCAACCAAGACCCCAAAACCTCAAAATATAATTCCTCCTTTACAAACACTAAGCTATTCCAAACATTTACATAACCAGAGTTCTGTTATATCAGGCCAAGCACAAATTTATTCCACAGCGCAGCTACCAAGCCTCTTATCAGTTAGTCAGTCCCAAAATTATGGCTTAGTACAGCCACATAATGTGCCATCTATTGTTCATTCACAGGTTTACAGGTCCAACAAGGTTGAGAAATTGCCGTCCTTGTATAAAAGTTTTTCTGGGTCATCTCAGACTATACCCGCTGAAAGTCAAACACTCAATTATTCGTCTAACCAGCAGGAGGTATTATCTTCAGTTACAAATGAGAATTACCCTGCTGAAACAAGAGATCTATCTTTAGTCAGTCAGTCTCAAAGTTACACATCTGGTCATTCTCAGGGTTTATCACCAGTTAGCCAGGCACAGGTTAGTTACTCATCTCAATCACAAGTTTTGTCAGCGGTTAGTCCTTCAGAAAGCTATGCCTCAGGGCAGTCTTTGACATTAACAGCCCCTTCTCTTTCTTACTCTCCTGCTTCTCGGCCTCAAAATTTACCAGATACTAGCCCAACCCAGAATTACATTTCTATGCATTCTTCCCAAAATGCTCAGAGTCAAGAGTCATCTTCGCCGCAGTCCCAAAAATTTTTGCCTGCTGTCCAGTCACCATCCTTTGCCTCCTCTACTCATTGTCAggcattacagaataacataccTTCCCCTGAGACAAAGTCTTACGCTGAAAGAAAACTTGACTCAAACGTGTACACATCCTCAAAGCAAGAAGATGATTTTCCAGTGCAAGAGTTACAGGTGTTGCAGTCACAGACAACTCTTGAGTCATCAACCCAAAGACTATCTGAAAGGAAAATCAGTGCTCAAGAAACAGCATACAAGGTCTCAAAGGCAGATGACAGATACTCTCAGACTGTAATCAGAAGTAATTCCTGTCTTGAAGATCAAGTTGTTGGGCTTACTCTACAAGgttcaaaaaaggaagaaagcatgGTTGGTTCAGTGCCACAGCTTAACCAGCAAGTGGGCCAAGTCAATAATGCTGCAACCCTTGATCTTAAGAAAGCAACTGACTTAATGCAGACTTCACAAATAAGGCTAAATACTAAAGATGTAAGCCAGCAGTCTTCTCTTATGCATAAAGCACATGAAGTTAAGGCCCAGGAGCAACATGATCAAATAGTTAATGTCTCATCCCAGATTAGAATTCCAGATCATGCCTTAGGGCATGGGCATCAGGCACCTCTTCCTACTACCCAGGTCCTTTTAGATCCTGGCTGTGATTTACAGATTCTTCAGCAGTCAATCCTTCAAGGGGGCTTAGGACAAGTGAAGGCATCTTTACAAGCCCAGCGTGTTCAGAGTCCTCAACAAATAGTACAGTCTTTCCTTCAAATGGATGGTCATATTATTCCAAGTAATGGTGAGCATTCTCAGCAGCAACTCCATCCTCAAAATTCTGATGTCATGAAGCTGGACCTCCCTGAATCTTCAAAACCATTACAGCCGCATCTGACCACAAAGGCCCATTTCAGTGAAACAAATCAGCATGAGTCAAAGAATCAATTTGTTTCTCTTGGATCAATATGTTTCCCTGAGGCCATGCTTCTCAGTGATGAAAGaaacattttatcaaatgtaGATGACATCTtagcagctacagcagcagctTGTGGAGTTACACCTGATTTTTCTAAATCTGCTTCAAATGAAGCTATGCAGGCTGTGGAGGGTGGTGATTCTAAGTCGCAGTTTCAACAACCCTTAGATGTTAGGCATGTGACTTCAGACTTCAACCCTGTAGCAGCTACAGTAGGAAAGCCACAGAACATTAGTGATATTTCCTTAAATGGGAATCAGGTTAGTGTAAACCTTTCAGCAGTACCTACCCTTCAGTCAAAAATGACTCTTGAACAACAGTGCATTGAAACACCTGGTCAAAATATGTCGACCACAGCAAATTCAACAGTGGTTGGAACAAGTCATGAAATCCAAGAGCAGCGTTCTGGCACATTGAAACAGTCTGCTATGAATCCTGAGTCTGAAGAAGATGGTGAAGTTGCTGTTGAAGGCATGTTAAACACTAACAGAAACCCAGAGTTTGTTTCTAGTGGCAGAAGTTTAAGTGGAGAGAGTGCTACATCAGAGAGCGAGTTCGCCTTAGCAGGTGATGACAGTGGTGTGTCGGTGAACTCAACTAGGAGTGCACCTGCACTCCTGGCCATGGCCCAACCTGCAGATGCAATTGGTGTCAAGACTGAAGAAGAAAACCAAGATTTACCACATTTTtctcttcaaaagaaaaagactaaaggaaaaggacaaaataaagaggaagagactAGTAATCAGAAACAACTGAAAAGGCCTTCCCATAGCAAACGCCAGAATCCAAGAGGAACAGACCCATATTCCCCATATACTCCTCCCTCAGAGAGCAGCCACGATGGTTATCAGCATCAAGAGAAAATGAGACAAAAGATCAAAGAGGTAGAGGAAAAGCAGCCAGAGGTCAAAACAGGATTCATTGCTTCTTTCTTAGATTTTCTGAAATCTGGCCCAAAGCAGCAGTTTTCCACGCTCACTGTACGCATGCCTAATAGGACTAAACGACCAGGGACCCAGACTGTTCGTGCACTCTGCCCACCACCACTTCCAAAGATGACGTCATTTGCAGCACCCTTGCCTTTAGTATCTGAAACTGGAGGTAACAGTCCTTCAGAAAAAGTTGATCACGAACTTAAAAACTTAGaacatttatcttcattttcttctgatgAAGAAGATCCTGGAGTATGCAGTaatgatatttataaaaatatctcTGCTCCCTTAACTGCTTCtgataaaaagaagaaag TTTCAGAAGCGCGACAGGTAGGAACTACTGCTAGCCCAACTGCCAGTACTACTGGTCAGACTCCTTGTTCCTCTGCCACTGTTAAGCAAGATTCTCTCCATTCTGCTTCATCTGCAATAAATACGTTGGAGAACACAAACCCTGCAGAACCCTCAAAGTCCATTGAACGTGATGGTCTTCCTTCAGACCAGTTTGCAAAGGGACAAGACACTGTTGCCATACAAGGTTTTACTGACGACGAAAATGCAGAAAGCGGAGGAGAAGGCCAATACAGAGAGCGTGACGAATTTGTGGTCAAGATAGAAGACATAGATACATTTAAG GAggctttaaaaacaggaaaagaaccTCCTGCTATTTGGAAAGTACAAAAAGCTTTATTACAGAAATTTGTTCCTGAAATTCGCGATGGCCAGAGAGAGTTTGCTGCTACAAATAGT TATCTTGGATATTTTGGTGATGCAAAGACTAAATACAAAAGgatatatgtgaagttcattgaaaatgcaaACAAGAAGGAGTATGTTAGAGTGTGTTCGAAAAAGCCAAGAAATAAGCCTTCACAAACTATCAG AACTGTTCAGGCTAAGCCAAGTAGTAGCAATAAAACCTCTGATCCTCCAACAACAAAAACTACATCTACAAAAGTCCCTTCCACGAAACCCAAAGTTAAACAGCCCAAAGTAAAGGCTGAGCCGCCACCAAAGAAAcggaagaaatggaaagaagaattttcgtcATCCCAGTCTGACTCATCTCCTGAGATTCATTCTAGTAGTAGTGATGATGAGG ctcctgcctgtggcctgggaaagcagcagaagctggcccaagtccttgggcccctgcattcacgtaggagacacggaagaaactcctag
- the QSER1 gene encoding glutamine and serine-rich protein 1 isoform X5 encodes MDRNYATSGFADPPPPPPAPPASAAAQPPAPGWAYEPRAAAAASSSSSCSSGSSPSLKASVSYEEGPPSHSETDLPRQTFTASQQLPGYSPTPQAAGNSSPVRCTVHRGLSGVFDTSVNSASANTKESSVMSFLSAVESRTAQTAASGTILPQFRAPSWQTGMHSSAASELFVTGTLPTTGTLPSPALSVYQHPTTFSNRNFATTSPLVLQDLTFNTTSNGILNPHDPLLQIKTSQATVPTALAFERLGSTALSNSVPPQSSTYRSAQESAPHLLQPQFSLLPSALAGAQQTPQVYSSALFTSSTASIERALLRECSVIKHHQRPSGTQSLQAQLTGAQHSLPSYLSNAGIGNFQETTRQSSLSCSPVGNSPQVSNGGPQQKAPQVSAELVQSYSSAVPSSGYPSTSKANNCSTKPLASTKTPKPQNIIPPLQTLSYSKHLHNQSSVISGQAQIYSTAQLPSLLSVSQSQNYGLVQPHNVPSIVHSQVYRSNKVEKLPSLYKSFSGSSQTIPAESQTLNYSSNQQEVLSSVTNENYPAETRDLSLVSQSQSYTSGHSQGLSPVSQAQVSYSSQSQVLSAVSPSESYASGQSLTLTAPSLSYSPASRPQNLPDTSPTQNYISMHSSQNAQSQESSSPQSQKFLPAVQSPSFASSTHCQALQNNIPSPETKSYAERKLDSNVYTSSKQEDDFPVQELQVLQSQTTLESSTQRLSERKISAQETAYKVSKADDRYSQTVIRSNSCLEDQVVGLTLQGSKKEESMVGSVPQLNQQVGQVNNAATLDLKKATDLMQTSQIRLNTKDVSQQSSLMHKAHEVKAQEQHDQIVNVSSQIRIPDHALGHGHQAPLPTTQVLLDPGCDLQILQQSILQGGLGQVKASLQAQRVQSPQQIVQSFLQMDGHIIPSNGEHSQQQLHPQNSDVMKLDLPESSKPLQPHLTTKAHFSETNQHESKNQFVSLGSICFPEAMLLSDERNILSNVDDILAATAAACGVTPDFSKSASNEAMQAVEGGDSKSQFQQPLDVRHVTSDFNPVAATVGKPQNISDISLNGNQVSVNLSAVPTLQSKMTLEQQCIETPGQNMSTTANSTVVGTSHEIQEQRSGTLKQSAMNPESEEDGEVAVEGMLNTNRNPEFVSSGRSLSGESATSESEFALAGDDSGVSVNSTRSAPALLAMAQPADAIGVKTEEENQDLPHFSLQKKKTKGKGQNKEEETSNQKQLKRPSHSKRQNPRGTDPYSPYTPPSESSHDGYQHQEKMRQKIKEVEEKQPEVKTGFIASFLDFLKSGPKQQFSTLTVRMPNRTKRPGTQTVRALCPPPLPKMTSFAAPLPLVSETGGNSPSEKVDHELKNLEHLSSFSSDEEDPGVCSNDIYKNISAPLTASDKKKKVSEARQVGTTASPTASTTGQTPCSSATVKQDSLHSASSAINTLENTNPAEPSKSIERDGLPSDQFAKGQDTVAIQGFTDDENAESGGEGQYRERDEFVVKIEDIDTFKEALKTGKEPPAIWKVQKALLQKFVPEIRDGQREFAATNSYLGYFGDAKTKYKRIYVKFIENANKKEYVRVCSKKPRNKPSQTIRV; translated from the exons TGTAAGCTATGAAGAAGGACCTCCCTCGCACTCTGAGACAGATCTTCCGAGACAGACATTCACAGCATCTCAGCAACTCCCTGGATACAGCCCCACGCCTCAGGCAGCCGGTAACAGCTCTCCTGTGAGATGTACAGTGCATCGGG GTCTTTCTGGAGTATTTGACACTAGTGTGAACAGTGCCAGCGCTAACACTAAGGAATCTTCAGTGATgagttttctctctgctgtggaaTCCCGAACTGCTCAGACTGCTGCCTCAGGAACCATTTTACCCCAGTTCAGGGCTCCATCCTGGCAGACAG GCATGCATTCCTCAGCTGCATCTGAGCTATTTGTTACTGGAACCTTGCCAACTACTGGAACGCTTCCATCACCTGCCCTCTCTGTTTATCAGCATCCCACCACCTTCAGCAATAGAAACTTTGCTACCACCTCGCCTTTGGTGCTTCAGGATTTGACTTTTAACACTACATCAAATGGAATTTTAAATCCTCATGACCCTTTGCTGCAAATCAAGACTTCCCAGGCGACTGTTCCAACTGCCTTGGCATTTGAGCGCCTGGGTAGTACTGCATTAAGTAACAGCGTACCACCTCAGTCTTCAACATATCGCTCAGCTCAAGAGTCAGCACCCCATCTTTTACAACCTCAGTTTAGTTTGTTGCCTTCAGCACTTGCAGGAGCCCAGCAAACTCCTCAAGTCTACAGTTCAGCTCTCTTTACTAGTTCTACTGCTTCCATTGAAAGAGCTCTTCTTCGAGAATGTAGTGTTATTAAACACCATCAGCGGCCTTCAGGAACCCAGTCTCTTCAGGCACAACTGACTGGTGCCCAGCATTCCTTACCTAGTTACCTGTCCAATGCAGGTATAGGTAATTTTCAGGAAACAACCAGGCAGTCATCCTTATCCTGTAGTCCAGTAGGAAATTCTCCTCAGGTGAGCAATGGAGGACCACAACAGAAGGCCCCCCAGGTCTCAGCGGAACTTGTTCAGTCATACTCATCTGCAGTTCCATCATCAGGGTATCCTTCTACTTCAAAAGCAAACAACTGTTCCACAAAACCACTAGCATCAACCAAGACCCCAAAACCTCAAAATATAATTCCTCCTTTACAAACACTAAGCTATTCCAAACATTTACATAACCAGAGTTCTGTTATATCAGGCCAAGCACAAATTTATTCCACAGCGCAGCTACCAAGCCTCTTATCAGTTAGTCAGTCCCAAAATTATGGCTTAGTACAGCCACATAATGTGCCATCTATTGTTCATTCACAGGTTTACAGGTCCAACAAGGTTGAGAAATTGCCGTCCTTGTATAAAAGTTTTTCTGGGTCATCTCAGACTATACCCGCTGAAAGTCAAACACTCAATTATTCGTCTAACCAGCAGGAGGTATTATCTTCAGTTACAAATGAGAATTACCCTGCTGAAACAAGAGATCTATCTTTAGTCAGTCAGTCTCAAAGTTACACATCTGGTCATTCTCAGGGTTTATCACCAGTTAGCCAGGCACAGGTTAGTTACTCATCTCAATCACAAGTTTTGTCAGCGGTTAGTCCTTCAGAAAGCTATGCCTCAGGGCAGTCTTTGACATTAACAGCCCCTTCTCTTTCTTACTCTCCTGCTTCTCGGCCTCAAAATTTACCAGATACTAGCCCAACCCAGAATTACATTTCTATGCATTCTTCCCAAAATGCTCAGAGTCAAGAGTCATCTTCGCCGCAGTCCCAAAAATTTTTGCCTGCTGTCCAGTCACCATCCTTTGCCTCCTCTACTCATTGTCAggcattacagaataacataccTTCCCCTGAGACAAAGTCTTACGCTGAAAGAAAACTTGACTCAAACGTGTACACATCCTCAAAGCAAGAAGATGATTTTCCAGTGCAAGAGTTACAGGTGTTGCAGTCACAGACAACTCTTGAGTCATCAACCCAAAGACTATCTGAAAGGAAAATCAGTGCTCAAGAAACAGCATACAAGGTCTCAAAGGCAGATGACAGATACTCTCAGACTGTAATCAGAAGTAATTCCTGTCTTGAAGATCAAGTTGTTGGGCTTACTCTACAAGgttcaaaaaaggaagaaagcatgGTTGGTTCAGTGCCACAGCTTAACCAGCAAGTGGGCCAAGTCAATAATGCTGCAACCCTTGATCTTAAGAAAGCAACTGACTTAATGCAGACTTCACAAATAAGGCTAAATACTAAAGATGTAAGCCAGCAGTCTTCTCTTATGCATAAAGCACATGAAGTTAAGGCCCAGGAGCAACATGATCAAATAGTTAATGTCTCATCCCAGATTAGAATTCCAGATCATGCCTTAGGGCATGGGCATCAGGCACCTCTTCCTACTACCCAGGTCCTTTTAGATCCTGGCTGTGATTTACAGATTCTTCAGCAGTCAATCCTTCAAGGGGGCTTAGGACAAGTGAAGGCATCTTTACAAGCCCAGCGTGTTCAGAGTCCTCAACAAATAGTACAGTCTTTCCTTCAAATGGATGGTCATATTATTCCAAGTAATGGTGAGCATTCTCAGCAGCAACTCCATCCTCAAAATTCTGATGTCATGAAGCTGGACCTCCCTGAATCTTCAAAACCATTACAGCCGCATCTGACCACAAAGGCCCATTTCAGTGAAACAAATCAGCATGAGTCAAAGAATCAATTTGTTTCTCTTGGATCAATATGTTTCCCTGAGGCCATGCTTCTCAGTGATGAAAGaaacattttatcaaatgtaGATGACATCTtagcagctacagcagcagctTGTGGAGTTACACCTGATTTTTCTAAATCTGCTTCAAATGAAGCTATGCAGGCTGTGGAGGGTGGTGATTCTAAGTCGCAGTTTCAACAACCCTTAGATGTTAGGCATGTGACTTCAGACTTCAACCCTGTAGCAGCTACAGTAGGAAAGCCACAGAACATTAGTGATATTTCCTTAAATGGGAATCAGGTTAGTGTAAACCTTTCAGCAGTACCTACCCTTCAGTCAAAAATGACTCTTGAACAACAGTGCATTGAAACACCTGGTCAAAATATGTCGACCACAGCAAATTCAACAGTGGTTGGAACAAGTCATGAAATCCAAGAGCAGCGTTCTGGCACATTGAAACAGTCTGCTATGAATCCTGAGTCTGAAGAAGATGGTGAAGTTGCTGTTGAAGGCATGTTAAACACTAACAGAAACCCAGAGTTTGTTTCTAGTGGCAGAAGTTTAAGTGGAGAGAGTGCTACATCAGAGAGCGAGTTCGCCTTAGCAGGTGATGACAGTGGTGTGTCGGTGAACTCAACTAGGAGTGCACCTGCACTCCTGGCCATGGCCCAACCTGCAGATGCAATTGGTGTCAAGACTGAAGAAGAAAACCAAGATTTACCACATTTTtctcttcaaaagaaaaagactaaaggaaaaggacaaaataaagaggaagagactAGTAATCAGAAACAACTGAAAAGGCCTTCCCATAGCAAACGCCAGAATCCAAGAGGAACAGACCCATATTCCCCATATACTCCTCCCTCAGAGAGCAGCCACGATGGTTATCAGCATCAAGAGAAAATGAGACAAAAGATCAAAGAGGTAGAGGAAAAGCAGCCAGAGGTCAAAACAGGATTCATTGCTTCTTTCTTAGATTTTCTGAAATCTGGCCCAAAGCAGCAGTTTTCCACGCTCACTGTACGCATGCCTAATAGGACTAAACGACCAGGGACCCAGACTGTTCGTGCACTCTGCCCACCACCACTTCCAAAGATGACGTCATTTGCAGCACCCTTGCCTTTAGTATCTGAAACTGGAGGTAACAGTCCTTCAGAAAAAGTTGATCACGAACTTAAAAACTTAGaacatttatcttcattttcttctgatgAAGAAGATCCTGGAGTATGCAGTaatgatatttataaaaatatctcTGCTCCCTTAACTGCTTCtgataaaaagaagaaag TTTCAGAAGCGCGACAGGTAGGAACTACTGCTAGCCCAACTGCCAGTACTACTGGTCAGACTCCTTGTTCCTCTGCCACTGTTAAGCAAGATTCTCTCCATTCTGCTTCATCTGCAATAAATACGTTGGAGAACACAAACCCTGCAGAACCCTCAAAGTCCATTGAACGTGATGGTCTTCCTTCAGACCAGTTTGCAAAGGGACAAGACACTGTTGCCATACAAGGTTTTACTGACGACGAAAATGCAGAAAGCGGAGGAGAAGGCCAATACAGAGAGCGTGACGAATTTGTGGTCAAGATAGAAGACATAGATACATTTAAG GAggctttaaaaacaggaaaagaaccTCCTGCTATTTGGAAAGTACAAAAAGCTTTATTACAGAAATTTGTTCCTGAAATTCGCGATGGCCAGAGAGAGTTTGCTGCTACAAATAGT TATCTTGGATATTTTGGTGATGCAAAGACTAAATACAAAAGgatatatgtgaagttcattgaaaatgcaaACAAGAAGGAGTATGTTAGAGTGTGTTCGAAAAAGCCAAGAAATAAGCCTTCACAAACTATCAG